CTCGCGCCCGCTGCGAAATCCCAGACGTAGCATCAACACCATGGCATCATGTTCACTGTAGCGTCGCATCAGCTGATCGCGCAGATCATCGAAAAAGCTTGCGCGGGTCAGAAGCATGCGCTCCCCCTTAAGGGAGATGGTGCCATGCGCGGGATTGAACTCCAGCAGATCCAGCAGGTCGCGCAGCGTCGGACGACCGCCGCGGGTAAGGAGTTCATTCTGGCTTCTGTCTGTATGCATGATGGCACTTTATCAAATGATAAATGTTATTCTACCATTTGATAACGCGGCAGCGCGGCAAAATATGTATATAAAACAACATTACTTCATATTTTTTTTAAATTGAGGCCGCAAAAGCACCGGAACACAAAGGATATTAATCCACTGCATCGGCATTGCCGCAGCGCAGCTGAGTTTTTTCCAGTTGACGGAACTTCCGACCGGACTGTTGGATCAATAGACCAACGCGACAGGTCAAGGGAGGACCAGATGACAATGAACAAGCAGATCACCAAACTGCCGCCGGAACCTCATGAAGCGATGATCCACCGCTTCGGAAAAGAGGGGGCCTTCATTCCGGGTGATGATGCCAGAAACCCCTGGGTGCCCTTTGGCGAAGCAGCGGCAATCAAGCATCTTGCATTTGATGTCCGCAATAATTCCGCCGCCAACATCCTTTGGGTCAAGGGCGGGGGGCGCATCGGAACGCACAGGCATCGCGGGGTGGTTTCGGCCGTTACGCTGGAAGGGTCCTGGGGCTATTACGAATATGACTGGGTCGCCCGTCCCGGGGATTTCGTCTATGAACTGCCCGGCACGGCTCACACGCTGTATTCGGATGACCCCAATGGCATGAAGGCGCTGTTCTGGTTGAACGGGGCGATCGAATTTTTCGATGACGATGCGCAATACGACTTCACCGCCGATGTCTTCTGGTTCATCGACCATTACGTCAGCTACTGCGAAGCAAACGGAATTGCCGTCAACAACGACATGTTCATATGAGCGCCCCGTTCGGAAAGCGCGGGTGAAGAGAAGGGTAAACATGTCGTTGGAAACAATGTTCAATGTGGCAGGAAAATCCGTAATTGTTACGGGGGGCGCGTCCGGAATCGGCAGGGCCTATGTCGAAATCATGGTCGAATGCGGTGCATATGTCTGCATTCTGGATTGCGATCAGGATGGTCTGGGCCAAACTGTTGCCCAGATCGGGGCTGAAGGCTGGCCGGGGCGGGTGTGGTCCATAGCTGTGGATGTCAGCGACCGTCGCGCATTGGCGAACGCGTTCGACGCGGTTGCGCGGAAACAGGGACGTATTGATGCGGTTTTTGCAAATGCGGGGCTGGATGCCGGACCCGGTTTCCTGACCCCGGAGGGAGAACGCCACCCGCTGGGACAGATCGACAGCATGCCCGAGGACCAGTGGGACAGGGTTCTGGACGTCAATCTTACGGGGGTATTCAGCACAATCCGCAATGCGGCGCGTCATATGAAGATGACTGGCGGCGGCCGTATCATTGTGACGTCATCGGTTGCGGCGCGGGTAAATGAGTCTTTTGTGGGCACAGCCTATATGCCCGCAAAGGCCGGGGTAGACCATCTGGTCAGAAATGCCGCCATGGAACTGGCTGCGTATGGGATTCTTGTCAACTGCATTTCGCCCGGGCCTTTCATCACAAACATTGCAGGCGGACGGTTGAAGAATGCGGCTGACCGTGCGGCCTTCGAGGCGCAGTCCCTTCTTGGGCGCATTGCTGACCCTGAGGAAATCAAAGGGCTGGCGCTGTATCTGGCGTCGCCCGCGTCAAGTTATGTGACAGGGGCGCAAATGACGATTGACGGCGGGTCATCCTTGCGTGGTTGAGCGGGCCTGCTGAACGAAAGCGGGATTGTTGCCGGACCCGCGCGCACTATCCGGCAGTTGCTTTTTTCTCTGGGAGGATACGAAATGAGCATTCAATCTGGACTTGGAACTTCGACGCGGCGCAGGGTTCTGCAAGGCATGGGCGCGGGCGTTGCAGCACTTGCCGCGCCATCCATTCTGCGCGCGCAAAGTGCGGGCACCATCAAGATCGGGTTCATCACACCGGCGACCGGCCCGCTTGCACTTTTCGGTGAAACCGACGGCTTCACGGTTGAGCGTATCCGCGAGGCTCTGGGCGGGAAGCTGGAGACGGCAGCGGGAACCTATGATTTGCAGATCCTTGTGCGTGACGGGCAGTCTGACCCGAACCGGTCAGCGCAGGTGGCCGCAGACCTGATCCTGAATGACGAGGTGCATATGCTGTTGCCTGCCTCGACAACGGATATCATCAATCCGGCGGCGGATCAGGCAGAACTGTTCGGTGTGCCGTGTTTGTCGACGGCAGCGCCTTGGCAGGCTATCGTCTTTCCGCGTGGCGGGGCCGATCAGCCGTTTGACTGGACCTATCATTTCTTCTGGGGGCTGGACGAGGCGCTTGCAACATTTGTCGGGCTTTGGAACAGTCTTGATACGAACCGCAAGGTCGGCATGTTGTTTCCGCAGAATGCCGATGGCGAAACCTGGGGCAGCACCGAATACGGGCTTCCTGTTCCGACGCAAGAGGCAGGTTTTGAAACGCGCATGCCGGGTTTCTTCCAGCCGCGGACGAATGACTTTTCTTCGATGATATCCAATTTCCGGCAATTTGATGCGGATATCATCGGCGGTATCACCTATGTTGATGATCTGACCACCTTCGTGAACCAATGCGCACAGCAAGGGTATCGTCCAAAGGCGATAACGGTTGCCGCGGCCTTGCTGTTTCCTTCAGGCATCGAGGCATTGGGCGATTTGGGCGTGGGCATGTCGTCCGAGGTTTGGTGGACACCTGCCTTCCCGTTCCAGTCATCGCTGACCGGACAGACCAGCCGCGACGTGGCTGATGCATGGGAAGCTTCCACGCGGCGGCAATGGACGCAGCCGCTGGGTTATAGCCATGCCATATGGGAGGTGGCCATTGATGCGCTGCGCCGGTCTTCCAATCCGCTGGACCGCACGGCCAACCGCGATGCGCTGCGCGAAACGTCCATGCAGACGCTGGTCGGCCCGGTTGATTTCGGTTCAGGGCCACACCCGAACGTGTCCGCTACGCCGATTTTCGGGGGCCAGTGGGTGCGGGGTGAACAATGGCCGTTCGAACTGAAGATTGTGGATAATTCGGTTAATCCGCTTTTTGAACCAGAGCAGGCAATGCAACCCCTGCCTTGGTCATCGTGAGCGCCACAGTTCATGCAACATAAACAAGACGAAGCGCCCCTGTTGTCGGCGCGTGGCCTAAGCAAATCCTTCGGCGCTGTCAGGGTTCTGCACAACGTGGATTTCGAAGCCCGTGCTGGCGAAGTGCTGGGTATACTTGGTCCGAACGGTGCGGGCAAGACGACGCTGTTCAACCTGATCAGCGGGGATATCCGCGATTATGGGGGCGATATTCGTTTCGGGGGCCAGCCATTGGCTGGCCCCCCGTTTGAACGCTGCCGACAGGGCATTGGCAGGACGTATCAGATTCCGCTTCCCTACGGGGCGATGACAACCTTTGAGAATTTGCTTGTTGCCGCAAGTTTCGGAGGCGGCATGTCAGAGGCTGAAAGCTACGACCATTGCGCCATGATTCTGGAAGATTGCGATCTGATGCGGCGCGCCAATGTGAACGCGGGCATGCTGACCTTGCTGGACCGAAAGCGCCTTGAACTGGCGCGGGCGCTGGCATCAAAGCCACGGCTGCTGCTGCTGGACGAAATTGCCGGGGGACTGACCGAGGAAGAGGGCAAGGACCTTGTGGCCCTGATCGGGCGCATCCGTGACAGCGGTATTACAATCATCTGGATCGAGCATGTTCTGCACGCGCTTTTTGCCGTGGCCGACAGGCTTCTG
Above is a window of Roseinatronobacter sp. S2 DNA encoding:
- a CDS encoding ABC transporter substrate-binding protein — its product is MSIQSGLGTSTRRRVLQGMGAGVAALAAPSILRAQSAGTIKIGFITPATGPLALFGETDGFTVERIREALGGKLETAAGTYDLQILVRDGQSDPNRSAQVAADLILNDEVHMLLPASTTDIINPAADQAELFGVPCLSTAAPWQAIVFPRGGADQPFDWTYHFFWGLDEALATFVGLWNSLDTNRKVGMLFPQNADGETWGSTEYGLPVPTQEAGFETRMPGFFQPRTNDFSSMISNFRQFDADIIGGITYVDDLTTFVNQCAQQGYRPKAITVAAALLFPSGIEALGDLGVGMSSEVWWTPAFPFQSSLTGQTSRDVADAWEASTRRQWTQPLGYSHAIWEVAIDALRRSSNPLDRTANRDALRETSMQTLVGPVDFGSGPHPNVSATPIFGGQWVRGEQWPFELKIVDNSVNPLFEPEQAMQPLPWSS
- a CDS encoding SDR family NAD(P)-dependent oxidoreductase, whose translation is MSLETMFNVAGKSVIVTGGASGIGRAYVEIMVECGAYVCILDCDQDGLGQTVAQIGAEGWPGRVWSIAVDVSDRRALANAFDAVARKQGRIDAVFANAGLDAGPGFLTPEGERHPLGQIDSMPEDQWDRVLDVNLTGVFSTIRNAARHMKMTGGGRIIVTSSVAARVNESFVGTAYMPAKAGVDHLVRNAAMELAAYGILVNCISPGPFITNIAGGRLKNAADRAAFEAQSLLGRIADPEEIKGLALYLASPASSYVTGAQMTIDGGSSLRG
- a CDS encoding ABC transporter ATP-binding protein, with translation MQHKQDEAPLLSARGLSKSFGAVRVLHNVDFEARAGEVLGILGPNGAGKTTLFNLISGDIRDYGGDIRFGGQPLAGPPFERCRQGIGRTYQIPLPYGAMTTFENLLVAASFGGGMSEAESYDHCAMILEDCDLMRRANVNAGMLTLLDRKRLELARALASKPRLLLLDEIAGGLTEEEGKDLVALIGRIRDSGITIIWIEHVLHALFAVADRLLVLNFGEKIAEGLPAQVIENPEVKRVYMGVEA
- a CDS encoding 2,4'-dihydroxyacetophenone dioxygenase family protein, producing MTMNKQITKLPPEPHEAMIHRFGKEGAFIPGDDARNPWVPFGEAAAIKHLAFDVRNNSAANILWVKGGGRIGTHRHRGVVSAVTLEGSWGYYEYDWVARPGDFVYELPGTAHTLYSDDPNGMKALFWLNGAIEFFDDDAQYDFTADVFWFIDHYVSYCEANGIAVNNDMFI